In one window of Streptomyces sp. FXJ1.172 DNA:
- a CDS encoding DedA family protein, which translates to MTTPTHLAAQLAVNVLDAHSLLAAFGVLGVGVVMFAETGLLIGFFLPGDSLLFTAGLLCTGTADQSVHLSLGPLLVSAAVGALAGAQFGFLLGRKAGGTLLARSRSKRLLEGAQRAEELLERYGHAKAVVLARFVPVVRTVLNPMAGALGVPTRTFTVWQTAGGLVWSLGLTLGGYALGSSIPNVDRYLLPLVALIVVVSVIPLLAEILRSRRAARTQEERG; encoded by the coding sequence ATGACCACACCGACGCACCTCGCTGCGCAGCTGGCCGTCAACGTACTGGACGCCCATTCGCTGCTGGCCGCGTTCGGCGTCCTGGGCGTCGGCGTGGTGATGTTCGCCGAGACAGGGCTGCTCATCGGCTTCTTCCTGCCCGGAGACTCCCTGCTGTTCACCGCAGGCCTGCTCTGCACGGGAACGGCCGACCAGAGCGTCCATCTCTCGCTGGGCCCGCTGCTGGTCTCGGCGGCCGTCGGCGCACTGGCCGGCGCCCAGTTCGGGTTCCTCCTCGGCCGGAAGGCGGGCGGGACGCTGCTCGCCCGCAGCCGGTCGAAGCGGCTGCTCGAGGGGGCCCAGCGGGCCGAGGAGCTGCTGGAGCGCTACGGCCACGCCAAGGCGGTCGTACTGGCCCGCTTCGTGCCGGTGGTGCGCACGGTGCTCAACCCGATGGCGGGCGCGCTGGGCGTGCCGACGCGCACGTTCACGGTGTGGCAGACGGCCGGCGGCCTGGTGTGGAGCCTCGGCCTCACGCTCGGCGGATATGCGCTGGGGTCCTCCATCCCGAACGTCGACCGCTATCTCCTGCCGCTGGTCGCGTTGATCGTCGTCGTCTCCGTGATCCCGCTGCTGGCCGAGATCCTGCGCTCCCGCCGGGCCGCCCGTACGCAGGAGGAGCGCGGCTAG